The window tagctgggattacaggcatgcaccaccacacccagctagttttgtatttttagtagagatggggtttctccacgttggtgaggctggtctcgaactcctgacctcaggtgatccgcctgcctcggcctcccaaagtgctgggattataggtgtgagccactgcgcctggcttcttTATACTGAGTCTTAAAagatctctttaaaaattaagtttaaaaagaatAGCACACATCAGTATGTATGTATACGtctcatttatatgaaatcaggaaatatatatgttattactTATTATACATAAATTGTCTGGAAGGATATATAAGCTATTGTGAACACTGGTTGCTCTGGAGAGGGAAAGCTGGAAGGCGGTTAATGGAGGGAGGCCAACTTACGTTTTACTGTATACTCCTTTGTACCATGTGAATGTATTAACCTATTCGAcaattagtttaaaaatttttttttaactattaaaaagGTATACATTGTCCTTAGGGGAAAGGTGTGGTAGAATTTATAGAAGAAACAATAAATTTTGTCCCAAACCCATTATCCTTCCCATACCCACTCTGTAAGGCCACTGCTAACACAGTCTCTGAGCCTGACCTGACCCAGGCAGGGCCCCAAAAGTTCTGCAGTACTGGTCTTGCTTCctcaagaaaaacaaatcctCTTTCTGCATTTCTTTGGAAATACTGAGCAAAAAGAGATGGCTGGGATTTCACAGAAATTACATGTTAACTTTTAGATCACTGCTGAAACTAAAGAATGGGTCTAGAAACCAAAACGAAAGAACTGGATAGAACACTGGAAATCTCAATGAATGCTGGAAAGCCCTCTACATACTATTTCATTTTCTGCCTTGGTAATAGGGTAGCTAATAGAAGATAAAAACAGAGAAGATGAGAATGTCTTATGCAAATAACAACCTTTAGCATTCTTTACTCACACAGCAGTATTCCTTAGTGGGTACATACTCATGCATAGACAAGCTTTACCCAAAAGAACAAGTCCATACCATGCAGAACACAATCCCATGATGAAACCTCTCTAAAAGCCTGACTGGCTACTAAAACCAattggtgttttttttaaattctggagtTAGTAGCTACATCATGCAAGCTGGGAAACAGTGATTAAGAAATAGTGTCACTTGTAGGCTGTGAAAAATCTCAAAGACAAGGGAACATTTTTTGAAAGCTAGATTCAGGGAAGCCACGattaaatgtatacttttttggggaattgggggtggggggaaacgGGGCTACCATTTCTAAATCTTAAAGGAATCATCTTCTTAATCTCATTCCAATTACTTGACTGAATAGAGccaaaaaagagtaaaattatgAGGAACACAACATGGGCAAGTTTTATGGACTATGTTTGATGGACACAGACTATGCCCAAAACTCAAACCCACATGGAACTGTGGGGCAATGGATATAAGCAACAAACTGGTCAAAAAATGTATCTGTATCATTGAGAGATCATTTCCCATtactagaaacacaaataaatcgGTGCCTACCAATGCTGGTTTGAGGCCACCATTTCCTCATAAGGAGGTGGACTGATTTCATTTAACCTAAAAGCAGTTTGGATATTTAGTCCCACCAGCACAAGCTacatataaattgaaaaaaatctcatgcACATAGCTagacatgaaatattttctttcctcctgtgAATCCTTATACCAAGTAATGATTAAAATTTAGCTGTAAACTTGATACATAGGaggcacaattttaaaaaaattaagaaatggatGATGATAGGTCTTTTGTTAGACAATTCATTGAAAATTCAACTTCCCCTAAAATTCAACGTTCAGTGCTGGGTAAAAAAGGCATGCAACCAAGTTACCAGCCTCCTCAAGCAGGACACAAGGAACACATTGGCTGCAGAAAACACACCGTAGCAGTTATAGGTTTCATGCCAACAAACCAATGATTAACAAGGATGATTAGAGTCTGGATGGAGCCAAGACACAAGCTCTTTGCCTTTCTGATGCTGACTCAAAAGCCACAAGCACACACATTTCCCCATGGCAGGTTCATACCAGCGGACTTCAGTTGCTTATGTCTCTCTTGTTCCTGGATTGTAGACTTTGGCAAAAGTGGAGTAAGTCCTCGGGACTTGGTGGGTCTCATGTAGCCTTTCATTGGTTCTGCCATTCtgcttttatcttcctttttcccttctcctGGTGTCTTTGATTcagatttttctgtcattttctgaGGTGTCTCCAAAATCTTATCTTTGGGTTCTGGGAGTCGAACACCCTTGGAAGCAGTCATTATTACTAACGTATCCGCCACCTCTGAAGGAGGAGCTTCGACTTTGCTATGTAAGAAATCTGACTGGATTTCTGGTGTTGGCAAGGAAACGCTTTCCAATTCCGTGATTTTACAAGCCAGACTAATTTCTTTCAATTTATCATTTTCACTTTTTGGAGACAAAAGAGTCAGATCTACCTTCTTATTCAAACTATCTGAACCTTTGGAATTTCTATCTTGAGCATTTTGGTCCTCACAAAAACTGAGCTTTTGTGCTTTGTCTTCCAGTAAGTCAGGAATCTGAACTGCAACAGACCCTTCTTTAgtctctttctcttcattcaCTGGATGTGCTGGGAAATTACCTCTATCTGCATATCCTTCTAGGGCTCTGGCCTCTCCTGGTAGGCTCTGGTCTTCTACTGGCACTCCAGGAAGGAGGTGACCTTTTGCTAGCTCTGTGACTTTCTCTACTGAATGCTTAGACGCACCACTGTGCACTGACTCAGATTCTCCTATCACATGCCCTTCATCGATCCCTGCTTCATTTTTCATGGAATCAGCAAGCTCAGCTTTATTCTTAAGAGAGTGATCTCCATGAATGTTAACTGTTTCTATGGCTGTTGTAATAGGTAGAGCAACTCCTCCTGTGCTTGTAGAGGGCACAACAGCAGAGGGACCCTTGGGTCTTTCTTGACCTGGGACTCCATCTTTGGTGTAGTTATCTACCATTAATGATTTGGAAATCTGGGCTGGGGCtatctcttgcccattttttgCCAAGGTATCTGGAAAGGAATCACCTTCCTTTACTACTTGAGGAGTAGGAGTGGGCAGTTTTTCACAGGCTGCTGATTCCAGAACCTCTAGAGGAGATGATTTATTTATCAGCTCTGATGGTGTTCTGGGACAGGTAAATGTAATATTTCTATTTTCGTCCATATAGGCCATTCCTTCAATTCCCTGGTCCCCTGTGGTTTCCATGGGAACATGTATTTTTGTTGCATCTATCTTATTCTCCAGAATGTGCTTCTCAGGAGaactatttttaacctttttactTTTTCCATCATTACTCCTTTTACTTGGTTTGTCAGCCACTGCAGTGTATCTATTGGCTGCATCTGTCTTATTCTCCTCAGATACTACTGAAGGAACAAATCCTGCCCCCTGGATTTGCTCTTGGCAGCTCACATCTGTCACCTTGGCAGGTGGTTCAGTAACAGTAGAAGCCTTGACTGTGCTTATCTTGTTTTCCCCAAGAGTCCCAAGCTCAACAAAATTAACCTGAAAATTTCCACCCTTCCTGTCAACTGCTTCCACTGTGGGTGTATCTGGTGTATGTGAGAACGAAGAATCATGCATTTTGGGGAAAGTAAATCCTATTTCCTTGCTTTTATGGGGAATACTACCAGTATCTCCATCCTTCCCTTCAAAAGGTGGGTTAAggatttcttccttcctctccattctAGCAGGCTGTgtggaataattatttttaaactttttgctttTGCCTTCATTGCCTCTCTTTTTAGGCTTTTCAGAAATCCAGGGAGCTGCCTCATGATCCTTCCATGGACACCTTCCTTCCTTGCTCTGGTTATTGACACCCATATCTTTGACTACATCTCCTGTTTCTGTGCTAACACCAGAAGTCTGAGTCATGCCTGATCCACTTTCCAAAGGAATCAATGCCTGCATGGTGCCTGCCACCTTAGGCTGAGTCATCTCTTTAGGCTCCCCCATCACCACTGCCTCCGTGAGATCAGCCTTAGTGCCTGGTTGCTTTGAAGAATTCAGCCCCAGCTCCTCACTCTTATCCTGAGTAGTCATTCCTTCAGTTTTAGAGACTGGCTCACTCGGTATGAGAACAGCCCTTCCGTCCTTCTGGCTGTCCAGAAGAAATGGCAGCTCAGATTTTGCTTTTACCTTCCCAGAATCTGTTCTCATTTTCCCAGaacttccccttcccttcctgcttTTGCCATCACCTGCCATTCTCTTAAATGGTTCATTCTCTACCCCAGGGACCTGTACCAACACTTGGCCCTGCAGCTGCTCAGAAGTAAAGATGCTGATCTCTTGTCTTTCGTTGGGAAAAGCTTCCTTTTTTAGTTCTTTATCCTCTTCAGCTCCTTCAGGAAACTCCTTCAGTTTGACATTCTGCAGTTTAGTCATTTTACTTTCATTATTCCCTTCTTTTAGATTACATTCTAATGGATTACTTGCTATCAAAGTGGGTACCAAATTTGGTATTTCTTTTGCTGCTGTGGGTTTTGAAACTACACCCATAACCTCTTGGTCCAAGAAAGGAGAGCAACCCTCTTTAAGTCTGATATCCAAAGGGGTTTCTACATTGTATGCAGAAACTTCTGCTAGGGGTCCTTTCAGATTGAGAGGGCCTACTGACTGGCTTTTATCTACAGGAGTCTTCAGGTGGGGTGCAGGCTGTGGTTTGTATTCATGTTGCTTCAGCAATTTCTTGTCTTGGTTTTGTAGTACTGACTTGTTACTTTTGCTCTCTTCCTCTACTCTCAGCTTAGACTGAGAACTTATTGCAGTTTTGGGGGCTTCTTCAGAAGGATATAAAGGAATTCTGAGACTCTCTGAGACAAAGTTCTCAGCTACCAGTCTGGCTGCACTGGAGTTAACTAAACATTCCCTTTTCAAGTTTTCTCCAGATACAAGTCCATATTCTGTACCCATAGTGGTAGGCTGGCTGGGGAGAACACCTGATTTTTGTGTGTCAGCTGCAAATGGATGACCTTTAGGCTTATCTGCATTGTCATCATCCGAAGGTCCTCCAGCCCGTGGTTGAGAATATCTCTTTTGCtttggtttcttcttctttttcttcatcattaTTGGTGTGCTTTCTATATCCCAGGCCTCCCTGCCAAGAtccctctggggttcaagtgagtcAACATGAATACTTTTTCTTTGGTTCCCAGGCCCACCACAGGAGGATGAACCAGAGACCCAACCTGACTCAGACAAAGAGCAGTGGCCCAGCCTGTGATCAAGAGTCTTCCATGGAGGAGAGCctcccagcagctcaggagggACCCTGGCAGGCTTGGGCCGGGTTGACCTGCGGTCACTGGGTCTGCAAACTTGTTTGGCTTGTGTGGGAGGGGTACCGCAATACATGAAGTTGGCTAAAATTCCAAACAAAAAACTCCTCGTtattgtttcttaaaaacaacaaaaaacaaacaaacaaacaaaaaaaccagaccATATAAATGACTAATTTAAGGAGGCTATTTTCACTAATACATATAGTACTTACTGTAATTTGCTCAGGAAAACAGtcttttctaaaacatttctCACTTTTAACTGGCGCtagcaaaaatatttaacagatCATCATCTCAGGTAAAGattgttttcaaacatttataaaatatttgaaatttcagAAGTAGCAggattgaacttttaaaaatgaaacatttcacATCTTTTAACCTCTAAAAATAAGCACTTACTGCCTGTAAATCTCATCTGATTTATATTGGTCATTCTTAGTGCTTGCCTCTTTTTGGTGAAATTTATTAATTGCTTCAGTTAAATATACATGATTTTGGACAAAATTTATAATTCTAAGACTAGGTCACCAATATTAAACTAATACTTGTCAAACAAACCAGACAGATTCTGGGAACTAGATCAGAAGGCCAGACTTAAGTCActtcacgcacacacacaaaatatactgAATCCACATTTTGGTCAGAGAAAAATTCTCATGATTCCAGAACCAGAGCATCCTACTTTGAAAGACAAATATGTTAAATTTCAACATTCTGCTCCTAAATGTACTTcccaaaagacagagaaatatatataatgttaagtaggataattaattttaacaattaaGATGAGTACCTTTGGAAGAGTTTCAGCAGGTGATCTGGTCTAACCTTCCTCCCAGTTAATATAATATGGATCCAAGATCCTGGCAAGAGTCTCATTAAGAGCAGGTATATGCCAGCTCCTGTCAAGTCTGACCCAATAAATTGATTTCCAAGaatattataatatgtaaatagTGGATTTCATTCTTGTCCTTACCCCTCCAATATCCTCTAAATCCTAGCCTTTGTTTAATATCTCAGGTTAATTATTGCATCGCTCAAAAAATTGCTAGGCTATAGTATCCCCCAGTATTTATAACATTTAATTCAGCAATTAATCAGCAGCTATTCAGTGCCAtcttttatactattttattcaattattatgTAAATCTTGGGTTTCAGAGTTCATGCCTGAGAACTTATCTCTTCATTCAGgttataatataataattcagGGGGCAAGGACGGGGACTTAAATATCTATATGCCTTAACATGGTGTATTTTGTATACCATAAGCACTTGATAAATCTTTACTGATTTGTTGAGTCagtaaaacaacatttaaaaaaaaaatcacacatttatTTAAGCTCTAGTCTTGTGCTAGGTAGTGTGCAAAGCATTAGagattctaagtgaaataagtcatgGGCCCTTATGTCCCATATGTCAGGATGTCCACATTCCAATCATAGTCacagaaaagtaaacagaaaatcaaGTTGATAATCATATACATATGCTTCTGGGTTATTAAAAACAGGTAATCTTCAAATTCACTGAATAATCAAACTTTAAATTGGAAAGTATCTTAGAGCAGTACCTCTCAAAGTTTAATGAAAATTAGAATTATCTggggatctaattaaaatgcagataataattACAAAGGCCTAAGGTAGagcccaagattctgcatttctaccaGCCTCTCAGGTAATGTAGATGCTGTTGGGCCATGGAACACTGTAACTAGTAAGACTTTAGAGAACATTTGAccaattaatttatattatagcTAAGTAAACTGAGATATAGGCAAGTTATGTAACTTGCTTAAGACCACACAGGATAGAATAGTGAATAGCTGAACCAGATCAAAATTTGGGTGTCCTTTCTTCACTATGAAAACAGtggagaaggccaggcacggtcgctcacgcctgtaatcccaacactttgggaggctgaggtgggcagatcaccagaggtcaggagtttgagaccagcctggccaacatggtgaaacctcatctctactaaaaattagccgggcatggtggcaggcgcctgtaatcccagctactcaggaggctgaggcaggagaatcgcttgaacccagtaggtggaggatgcagtgagccaagatcacgccattgcacgccagcctgggcgacagagtgagactctgtctcaaaaaaaaaaaaacaacgacaacaacaacaaaaaaaacagtggagaaaaaaaaaattaggtatccTGATTTGCTGTagtagtaatttttaaagatataacaaGCTGACATTCTGTCTAAACCAGATAAAATCTGTCTAAGAGAATTGACTTCATAAACTATACTGCTGATTACCACCATACAACAGGGAACTAGAGACAATGTCTACCATCACTACTCTATCGCCCCTAATTTGTTTCAAAgagttcattttgttttcctaactTACCTGAGGTCTCTGAAGAAAGCTCAGAAGGTTGACTGTTGCATGGTTTCCTTTCCCCTAGTTTTTCTAACACAGAATCCTCCTCGGCCGGCAAGCTGCACTTTTTCCCCGTTCCTGTGACGGTTTCTAAAGGTAATAACAAAAGCCACACACGTTTCAGAGAAGCATGATTTCAGCTATTTTCCATCTGCCAGAAATTGGATATGGGATTAGTTTCTGAGGAGTTCTCCTACAAGGGGCAGCAAAGGAGTGAAGTGGTAGTTGGAAGCTGAAGTTGGGAAGGTATGTCTagttatgttacttttttttttttttttgagatggagtttttcactctttgttgctcaggctggagtgcaatggtgcgatctcggctcaccacaacctccgtctcccaggttcaagtgattctcctgcctcagcctcccgagtagctgggattacaggcatgcgccaccatgcccggctaattttgtatttttagtggagacggggtttctccatgttggtcaggctagtcttgaattcccgacctcaggtgatccgcccacctcggccgcccaaagtgctgggattacaggtgtgagccaccatgcccggtcaatGTTTCGTTTTTTAAGATGGGAAAAATAACAAACGTTTGTTAAATGGGTGGGAATGATCCaatgaaaaaagatttaaattggTATGAGGGGCAAAAAAGGGAAGAATACATGGGGCAATATATCGAGTAGGAAAGAGGAGATGGAATCTAGGGCAAAATGAGGAGAGGTTGGTCTTAATTAGGAGCAGGAACAGTTTACTTATAAAAACGGGAACTTTCATAAGCAGAGACCATGGATACAGATACAAGTAGTTGGGTAGATAATGGAATAGAAGTTTGTCGATGTTCTATTTTATTGCTTGACTTATCTGCAAGAAAAACAGGACAATCAGCAGAGAATGAACATAGAAAAggtgttggaggtgggaggagggtaaaGGCGGGAAAGAGTTGTCTAGGAGAGCAGGAGTATGAATAAACTTGCAAAGTACAGTGTGACTGTCTGTACTTTACCTGGCATGATGTTTGTCCTTAGTCTTCTCGAGACTACAACCTGGTAGAGAGAAATACTGAGAATAAGCACAAGCACGTACCTGGTGAAATCATGAAAGTAGGTGCAGCTGACTGCCCCACATCCTGCAGAGATTCTAAATGGGAATCCTCACTTATTCCTTTTTGTGTTTGTGCAATTTCCATGTCTTTAATTGGAACTGGTGTTGCCTCTGTTTCTGAGAGTGGTGGAACATCTTTGGCTGGAGTCACATTGTTGGCCAGGGTCAGAACCCCATCCTTAGCCAGGGGTGCTTCTGTTTTGAGGGCTGGGACCTGATCCTCAGTCAGGGCCACCTCCATTTCTGGAGGCAGACATACGTTCTTGATGAGAACTACTTCTGTTTCTGGAGGTGGAGTCACATCCTTGCCCAGAGCCATTTCTGTTTCTGATAGTGGAGACATGTCCTTCAACAAGCCCACTTCTTTTACTGTGGACGGAGCCACATCCTTGGCCGGGGCTATTTCTGTTTCTGGGAGTTGAGCCATGTCCTTGACTGGGGCCACCTCTGCTTCTAAAGGTAGTGCTTTATCCTTGGTCAAGATCACGTTGGTTTCCGGGGGCAGTGTCATGTCCCTGGCCAGGGCTACCTCTGTTTCTGAGGACAAAGCCACCTTCTCAGCAGAGGATATTTCTGTGGATGATATAATGTCATTAGCCTGTGCCACCTCTATTTCTGAGAGTAATACCAAATCCTTGGCTGGGACTATCTTGTTTTCTTTGGGTGGTCCCATGTCCTTGGAAGGAGCCAAGTCCATTTTTATAGGAGATgccctctctgtttctttcttgttttctttgggTGGTCCCATGTCCTTGGAAGGGGCTAAGTCCATTTTTATAGGAGATGccctctctgtttctttcaaCAGTGTCACATCCTTGGCTGGGGCTACCTCTGTTTCTGTGGGCAGTACCACATTCTTGGCTGAAGATACATCTGTTTCTGTGGGCCATCTGACATCCTTAACCAGGGCCACTTCTTTTTCTGTGGGTAGTTCCATGTCCTTGACTAGGGCCATATCTGATTCCATGGATGGCTGCATGTCCTTGGCCAGTGTCACATCTAATTTGGTGGGTGATTCCATATCTTTAGCCAATGCCACCTCGGTTTTTGTAGCTAGTGCCATGTCCTTGGCGAGGGCCATCTCTGTTTCTTTAGATGGTGCCATGTCAGTAGTCTTCAGTCCCATCATTATTTCCAATGCTTGTGCTGGTGGCCTCTCTTCTGATGCCATTTCTATCTCCTTGGCTAGCTCTAAGGGAACTAAATTGGAAATTTAGGACACATCATTGTCTACTCATACCTTTGCATTAAAAATGCTTACTTTCTTCAGGCATGAGAGTATTTGGCTTTTGTGACCATAAGACTGTACACATAACTAAGAATTAAtgttaggccgggcacagtggctcacgcctgtaatcccagaactttgggaggccgaggcggatggatcatctgaggtcaggagttcgagaccagcctgacaaacatggtgaaaccctgtctctactaaaaatacagaaattagccatgcagtggcaggcgcctgtaatcccagctacttgggaggctgaagcaggagaattgctagaacccaggaggcggagtttgcaatgaaccgagatcacggcattgcactccagcctgggggacagggcaagagtccgtctcaaaaaaaaaaaaaaaaaaagaagaagaagctaaTGTCAAGTAACATATTCTGCCTACTCTTTGACAGTCTCAACACTTGGAAGAATAAGATGTAAAATACTGGGAGGACAAGTAGTGGAGGAGAAAtggcaaagaagagagaaaacatagGCTTCAAAAATAACACGGGCACAGAATTAGTATTAGAAAGATAATCTGTGGGACAGCAGGTCAGTCATGCTTCCTATCAAGAAAAACTCCAGAGTTCTAAATCTGtactgaatttttgtttttgttttttgagacacggtctcacgctgttgcccaagctggagtgcagtagcatgatctcggctcccgggttcaagcaattctcctgtctcagcctccctagtagctgggattataggtacacgccaccacgctgagcttatttatttatttatttagctctttcacccaggctggagtgcagtggcgcaatctcggctgacagcaacctctgccttccggtttcaagtgattctcctgcctcagcctccctagtagctgggattacaggcacctgccaccacgcccagctaattttttgtatttttagtagagacggggtttcaccatgttggccaggctggtctcgaactcctgacctcaggtgatctgcccgccttggcctcccaaagtgttgggattacaggcgtgagccaccgtgcctagaccaatttttgtattttttgtagaaatggggtttcaccatgttggctgggctggtctggaactcctgacctcaagtgatctgcctgcctcagcttcccaaagtgctgggattataagtgtgagccaccacaccaggccgtAAATCTgtactgaattaaaaaaaaaaattctgatacctaatacaatgaaaatgtgatgaaaaaaatatatatatgttaaaaaatttaaaaaaagtatttatgtGCCCGTTAACCCTAAGTGTTATAGTTCAACAATTTAATTCCTCCAGTGGTGATATCACTAATATAAGCAAAACATTTGTGATTGTTCTGAAATTTTTATACCTGCTGTAAGCTGCTAAAAAATACACCTGATGATTTATATTGATTACCAATACTGCAACCATTAACTGATAAAGGGAGTCTCTAATAGTTTACCTGCCGTTGGCTGAGGAGGTTCTGCAACAGCCTCTGGGGAAACAAAGGACTCTGAGTGTGGAGAGTTTAAGGCTTCCACAGACCACCCCTGAGGTACAACAGCTGTGTTGCAGGGAGACATACCTAATATTGAAacacaaacaaatacattttgaaactTAGTAAACATTGGAAACAAAAggtatttgatatatttttgttttgttttgttttgtttgttttttttttgagacagagtttcgctctgttgcccacgcagacagagtgaagtggcgtgatctcggctcactgcaagctccgcttcccgggttcacgccattctcctgcctcagtctcccgagtagctgggactacaggcgcctgccacagctcccggctaattttttgtatttttagtagaggcggggtttcacca is drawn from Homo sapiens chromosome 3, GRCh38.p14 Primary Assembly and contains these coding sequences:
- the MAP4 gene encoding microtubule-associated protein 4 isoform 9 (isoform 9 is encoded by transcript variant 128), which gives rise to MADLSLADALTEPSPDIEGEIKRDFIATLEAEAFDDVVGETVGKTDYIPLLDVDEKTGNSESKKKPCSETSQIEGSPTEFLEEKMAYQEYPNSQNWPEDTNFCFQPEQVVDPIQTDPFKMYHDDDLADLVFPSSATADTSIFAGQNDPLKDSYGMSPCNTAVVPQGWSVEALNSPHSESFVSPEAVAEPPQPTAVPLELAKEIEMASEERPPAQALEIMMGLKTTDMAPSKETEMALAKDMALATKTEVALAKDMESPTKLDVTLAKDMQPSMESDMALVKDMELPTEKEVALVKDVRWPTETDVSSAKNVVLPTETEVAPAKDVTLLKETERASPIKMDLAPSKDMGPPKENKKETERASPIKMDLAPSKDMGPPKENKIVPAKDLVLLSEIEVAQANDIISSTEISSAEKVALSSETEVALARDMTLPPETNVILTKDKALPLEAEVAPVKDMAQLPETEIAPAKDVAPSTVKEVGLLKDMSPLSETEMALGKDVTPPPETEVVLIKNVCLPPEMEVALTEDQVPALKTEAPLAKDGVLTLANNVTPAKDVPPLSETEATPVPIKDMEIAQTQKGISEDSHLESLQDVGQSAAPTFMISPETVTGTGKKCSLPAEEDSVLEKLGERKPCNSQPSELSSETSANFMYCGTPPTQAKQVCRPSDRRSTRPKPARVPPELLGGSPPWKTLDHRLGHCSLSESGWVSGSSSCGGPGNQRKSIHVDSLEPQRDLGREAWDIESTPIMMKKKKKKPKQKRYSQPRAGGPSDDDNADKPKGHPFAADTQKSGVLPSQPTTMGTEYGLVSGENLKRECLVNSSAARLVAENFVSESLRIPLYPSEEAPKTAISSQSKLRVEEESKSNKSVLQNQDKKLLKQHEYKPQPAPHLKTPVDKSQSVGPLNLKGPLAEVSAYNVETPLDIRLKEGCSPFLDQEVMGVVSKPTAAKEIPNLVPTLIASNPLECNLKEGNNESKMTKLQNVKLKEFPEGAEEDKELKKEAFPNERQEISIFTSEQLQGQVLVQVPGVENEPFKRMAGDGKSRKGRGSSGKMRTDSGKVKAKSELPFLLDSQKDGRAVLIPSEPVSKTEGMTTQDKSEELGLNSSKQPGTKADLTEAVVMGEPKEMTQPKVAGTMQALIPLESGSGMTQTSGVSTETGDVVKDMGVNNQSKEGRCPWKDHEAAPWISEKPKKRGNEGKSKKFKNNYSTQPARMERKEEILNPPFEGKDGDTGSIPHKSKEIGFTFPKMHDSSFSHTPDTPTVEAVDRKGGNFQVNFVELGTLGENKISTVKASTVTEPPAKVTDVSCQEQIQGAGFVPSVVSEENKTDAANRYTAVADKPSKRSNDGKSKKVKNSSPEKHILENKIDATKIHVPMETTGDQGIEGMAYMDENRNITFTCPRTPSELINKSSPLEVLESAACEKLPTPTPQVVKEGDSFPDTLAKNGQEIAPAQISKSLMVDNYTKDGVPGQERPKGPSAVVPSTSTGGVALPITTAIETVNIHGDHSLKNKAELADSMKNEAGIDEGHVIGESESVHSGASKHSVEKVTELAKGHLLPGVPVEDQSLPGEARALEGYADRGNFPAHPVNEEKETKEGSVAVQIPDLLEDKAQKLSFCEDQNAQDRNSKGSDSLNKKVDLTLLSPKSENDKLKEISLACKITELESVSLPTPEIQSDFLHSKVEAPPSEVADTLVIMTASKGVRLPEPKDKILETPQKMTEKSESKTPGEGKKEDKSRMAEPMKGYMRPTKSRGLTPLLPKSTIQEQERHKQLKSAGIARPEEGRPVVSGTGNDITTPPNKELPPSPEKKTKPLATTQPAKTSTSKAKTQPTSLPKQPAPTTIGGLNKKPMSLASGLVPAAPPKRPAVASARPSILPSKDVKPKPIADAKAPEKRASPSKPASAPASRSGSKSTQTVAKTTTAAAVASTGPSSRSPSTLLPKKPTAIKTEGKPAEVKKMTAKSVPADLSRPKSTSTSSMKKTTTLSGTAPAAGVVPSRVKATPMPSRPSTTPFIDKKPTSAKPSSTTPRLSRLATNTSAPDLKNVRSKVGSTENIKHQPGGGRVQIVSKKVSYSHIQSKCGSKDNIKHVPGGGNVQIQNKKVDISKVSSKCGSKANIKHKPGGGDVKIESQKLNFKEKAQAKVGSLDNVGHLPAGGAVKTEGGGSEAPLCPGPPAGEEPAISEAAPEAGAPTSASGLNGHPTLSGGGDQREAQTLDSQIQETSI